A window of Aricia agestis chromosome 3, ilAriAges1.1, whole genome shotgun sequence contains these coding sequences:
- the LOC121740543 gene encoding acyl-CoA Delta(11) desaturase-like — MPPFVEKQPIQTEDPFEKLVAPQAGPWKYEFVYPSVIGTTYIHLAAIYGLYLAVTAAQWYTLVFTAFTAVAAGIGVTAGAHRLWSHRSYKAKPPLHFLLMIMQSITFQYSAITWAKMHRTHHRYSDTDADPHNAARGFFYSHIGWMLMKSHPEFRKRVKLTDLSDLYSNRILMLQHKYTTLFCVTFCLLLPTVIPMYFWGESLNVAWHVTMLRYIYILHGTFLVNSVAHMFGSGTYDKSIKPTQNVFVSLILFGEGFHNYHHVFPWDYRTAELGNNWLNPTKLFIDFFAWVGWAYDLKTVPDDIISARANRTGDGTNSWGFNTKSS; from the exons ATGCCGCCCTTCGTCGAAAAGCAGCCTATACAGACGGAAGATCCTTTCGAAAAGCTGGTAGCTCCGCAAGCGGGCCCATGGAAGTATGAATTTGTGTACCCATCTGTTATTGGCACAACCTACATCCACTTGGCTGCTATTTATGGGCTGTACCTCGCTGTTACAGCTGCTCAATGGTACACGTTAGTCTTCA CTGCTTTCACGGCGGTCGCGGCTGGGATAGGCGTAACGGCGGGGGCTCACAGGCTTTGGTCTCATCGATCGTACAAGGCCAAACCGCCGCTGCATTTCCTACTGATGATAATGCAGAGCATAACCTTCCAATACTCAGCTATAACATGGGCGAAGATGCACAGAACGCATCATAG ATACAGCGACACAGACGCGGACCCGCACAACGCGGCACGCGGGTTCTTCTACTCGCACATCGGCTGGATGCTGATGAAGAGCCACCCCGAATTCAGAAAACGCGTAAAATTAACGGACCTGTCGGATCTATACAGCAATCGGATCCTGATGCTTCAGCATAA GTACACGACTCTCTTCTGTGTTACCTTCTGCTTACTCCTGCCCACGGTTATTCCCATGTACTTCTGGGGGGAGTCGCTGAATGTGGCCTGGCACGTGACCATGCTTCGCTACATCTACATCCTACACGGCACCTTCCTCGTCAATAGCGTCGCGCATATGTTCGGCAGTGGGACCTACGACAAGTCCATCAAGCCGACCCAAAACGTCTTCGTGTCCTTGATACTTTTCGGGGAAGGTTTCCACAACTACCACCACGTGTTCCCGTGGGACTACCGTACGGCGGAGCTGGGCAACAACTGGTTGAACCCCACCAAGCTGTTCATAGACTTCTTCGCGTGGGTGGGCTGGGCGTACGACCTCAAGACGGTGCCCGATGACATCATCAGCGCGCGGGCCAACCGCACCGGGGATGGGACCAACAGTTGGGGATTTAACACAAAAAGTAGTTAA